AAATATAAAAGAATAGAGAAATTTGGAGAAAACCACCCAGCTTGGGCTCTTGTTATGAATGATGAGGGATTAGGATTTATTAACAGTTCGGGTAAGGAAATAGTACAACCAAAATATAAAAGAATAGAGAAATTTGGAGAAAACCACCCAGCTTGGGCTCTTGTTATGAATGATGAGGGTTTAGGATTTATTAATAGTTTGGGGAAAGAAATTGTTCCAACGAAA
Above is a window of Bacteroidota bacterium DNA encoding:
- a CDS encoding WG repeat-containing protein is translated as KYKRIEKFGENHPAWALVMNDEGLGFINSSGKEIVQPKYKRIEKFGENHPAWALVMNDEGLGFINSLGKEIVPTKYNEIEKFGELHPEWALVKKDDLCGFINTSGKEIVNPQYEKIESGEKIEGVNGNKKSEIKKP